A region from the Antennarius striatus isolate MH-2024 chromosome 24, ASM4005453v1, whole genome shotgun sequence genome encodes:
- the LOC137591340 gene encoding glutaminase kidney isoform, mitochondrial-like isoform X3 has translation MLQFRSTVALRELFQTQLRCPRTGRVGVRAAPAASACFSTGHLDRRSPGRGRLLPPHLRKYNGRNFCSKDDGQNEAGKDSAEKRRKAGILPSLEDLLFYTIAEGQEKIPAHKFTTALKATGLRTGDPRLKECMEMLKVTLKTTSDGALDRHLFKKCVQSNIVLLTQAFRKKFVIPDFQSFCAHIDDLFDNARNMSGGQVADYIPQLARFSPDLWAVALCTVDGQRHTVGDTKVPFCLQSCVKPLKYAIAVHDHGTEYVHRFIGKEPSGLRFNKLFLNEDDKPHNPMVNAGAIVCTSLIKQGASNAEKFDYVMNFMNKLAGNEYVGFSNATFQSERESGDRNFAIGYYLKEKKCFPEGTDMTSILDFYFQLCSIEVTCESASVMAATLANGGFCPITGERVLSPEAVRNTLSLMHSCGMYDFSGQFAFHVGLPAKSGVAGGILLVVPNVMGIMCWSPPLDKLGNSVRGIQFCTDLVSLCNFHNYDNLRHFAKKLDPRREGGDQRVKSVINLLFAAYTGDVSALRRFALSSMDMEQRDYDSRTALHVAAAEGHSEVVRFLLEACKVNPIPRDRWGNTPMDEAVHFGHHDVVTILRDYHTQYSPQAPAPDKQSAEKNLDGML, from the exons ATGTTACAGTTCCGGTCCACGGTGGCGCTCAGGGAGCTGTTTCAAACCCAGCTGAGGTGTCCGCGGACAGGTAGAGTCGGTGTTCGCGCTGCACCTGCCGCCTCCGCCTGCTTCAGCACCGGCCATCTGGACCGGAGGTCCCCGGGAAGGGGGAGGCTACTCCCGCCGCACCTCAGAAAATACAACGGGAGAAACTTCTGCTCCAAAGATGACGGACAAAATGAAGCCGGCAAAGACTCGGCGGAGAA gagaaggaaGGCCGGCATCCTGCCCAGCCTGGAGGACCTGCTGTTCTACACAATCGCAGAAGGCCAGGAGAAGATCCCCGCTCACAAATTCACCACA GCCCTTAAAGCCACAGGGCTTCGTACCGGAGACCCCCGGCTGAAGGAGTGCATGGAGATGCTGAAGGTGACCTTGAAGACGACCTCTGACGGTGCACTGGATCGACACCTCTTCAAAAA gtgtgtccAGAGCAACATCGTCCTGCTCACGCAGGCCTTCAGGAAGAAGTTTGTCATCCCAGACTTCCAGTCGTTCTGCGCTCACATCGACGATCTGTTCGACAACGCCAGGAACATGTCTGGAGGGCAG GTGGCCGACTACATCCCCCAGCTGGCCCGCTTCAGCCCAGACCTGTGGGCCGTCGCCCTGTGCACCGTGGACGGACAGAG ACACACCGTCGGCGACACCAAGGTTCCATTCTGCCTGCAGTCGTGCGTGAAGCCGCTGAAATACGCCATCGCCGTTCACGACCACGGCACCGAGTACGTGCACCGCTTCATCGGCAAGGAGCCCAGCGGCCTGCGCTTCAACAAGCTCTTCCTGAACGAGGACG ATAAACCTCACAACCCCATGGTGAATGCCGGCGCCATCGTCTGCACCTCCCTCATAAAG cAAGGAGCAAGTAACGCTGAGAAGTTTGATTAT GTCATGAACTTCATGAACAAGTTGGCAGGAAACGAGTACGTGGGTTTCAGCAACGCTAC GTTCCAGTCGGAGCGGGAGTCTGGAGACAGGAACTTCGCCATCGGATATTatctgaaggagaagaag TGTTTTCCAGAGGGAACAGACATGACCTCCATCCTGGACTTCTACTTCCAG TTATGTTCCATTGAGGTGACCTGTGAGAGCGCCAGCGTCATGGCGGCGACTCTGGCCAATGGCGGCTTTTGTCCCATCACAGGCGAGCGCGTGCTGAGCCCCGAGGCGGTGCGGAACACTCTGAGCCTGATGCACTCGTGCGGCATGTACGACTTCTCTGGACAGTTCGCCTTTCAT GTCGGGCTGCCGGCCAAATCGGGCGTCGCCGGTGGGATCCTGCTGGTCGTTCCGAACGTGATGGGCATCATGTGCTGGTCTCCTCCCCTGGACAAACTGGGCAACAGCGTCAGAGGCATCCAGTTCTGCACG GACCTGGTCTCGCTCTGCAACTTCCACAACTACGACAACCTGAGACACTTTGCCAAGAAACTGGATCCTCGCAGGGAGGGGGGAGATCAGAGG gtGAAGTCTGTGATCAACCTGCTCTTTGCTGCTTACACTGGAGACGTGTCAGCTCTGAGGAG GTTTGCGTTGTCCTCCATGGACATGGAGCAGAGAGACTACGACTCCAGGACGGCTCTTCACGTGGCGGCAGCTGAAG gacACTCCGAGGTGGTTCGCTTCCTGCTGGAGGCCTGTAAAGTCAACCCGATCCCCAGAGACAG GTGGGGAAACACGCCGATGGATGAAGCAGTCCACTTCGGCCATCACGACGTGGTGACCATCCTCCGCGATTACCACACCCAGTACAGCCCCCAAGCCCCCGCCCCCGACAAGCAGAGCGCAGAGAAGAACCTGGACGGCATGCTGTGA
- the LOC137591340 gene encoding glutaminase kidney isoform, mitochondrial-like isoform X2 — protein MLQFRSTVALRELFQTQLRCPRTGRVGVRAAPAASACFSTGHLDRRSPGRGRLLPPHLRKYNGRNFCSKDDGQNEAGKDSAEKKAGILPSLEDLLFYTIAEGQEKIPAHKFTTALKATGLRTGDPRLKECMEMLKVTLKTTSDGALDRHLFKKCVQSNIVLLTQAFRKKFVIPDFQSFCAHIDDLFDNARNMSGGQVADYIPQLARFSPDLWAVALCTVDGQRHTVGDTKVPFCLQSCVKPLKYAIAVHDHGTEYVHRFIGKEPSGLRFNKLFLNEDDKPHNPMVNAGAIVCTSLIKQGASNAEKFDYVMNFMNKLAGNEYVGFSNATFQSERESGDRNFAIGYYLKEKKCFPEGTDMTSILDFYFQLCSIEVTCESASVMAATLANGGFCPITGERVLSPEAVRNTLSLMHSCGMYDFSGQFAFHVGLPAKSGVAGGILLVVPNVMGIMCWSPPLDKLGNSVRGIQFCTVSLNPQDEHHLSNQSKSTRLNPICFQDLVSLCNFHNYDNLRHFAKKLDPRREGGDQRVKSVINLLFAAYTGDVSALRRFALSSMDMEQRDYDSRTALHVAAAEGHSEVVRFLLEACKVNPIPRDRWGNTPMDEAVHFGHHDVVTILRDYHTQYSPQAPAPDKQSAEKNLDGML, from the exons ATGTTACAGTTCCGGTCCACGGTGGCGCTCAGGGAGCTGTTTCAAACCCAGCTGAGGTGTCCGCGGACAGGTAGAGTCGGTGTTCGCGCTGCACCTGCCGCCTCCGCCTGCTTCAGCACCGGCCATCTGGACCGGAGGTCCCCGGGAAGGGGGAGGCTACTCCCGCCGCACCTCAGAAAATACAACGGGAGAAACTTCTGCTCCAAAGATGACGGACAAAATGAAGCCGGCAAAGACTCGGCGGAGAA gaaGGCCGGCATCCTGCCCAGCCTGGAGGACCTGCTGTTCTACACAATCGCAGAAGGCCAGGAGAAGATCCCCGCTCACAAATTCACCACA GCCCTTAAAGCCACAGGGCTTCGTACCGGAGACCCCCGGCTGAAGGAGTGCATGGAGATGCTGAAGGTGACCTTGAAGACGACCTCTGACGGTGCACTGGATCGACACCTCTTCAAAAA gtgtgtccAGAGCAACATCGTCCTGCTCACGCAGGCCTTCAGGAAGAAGTTTGTCATCCCAGACTTCCAGTCGTTCTGCGCTCACATCGACGATCTGTTCGACAACGCCAGGAACATGTCTGGAGGGCAG GTGGCCGACTACATCCCCCAGCTGGCCCGCTTCAGCCCAGACCTGTGGGCCGTCGCCCTGTGCACCGTGGACGGACAGAG ACACACCGTCGGCGACACCAAGGTTCCATTCTGCCTGCAGTCGTGCGTGAAGCCGCTGAAATACGCCATCGCCGTTCACGACCACGGCACCGAGTACGTGCACCGCTTCATCGGCAAGGAGCCCAGCGGCCTGCGCTTCAACAAGCTCTTCCTGAACGAGGACG ATAAACCTCACAACCCCATGGTGAATGCCGGCGCCATCGTCTGCACCTCCCTCATAAAG cAAGGAGCAAGTAACGCTGAGAAGTTTGATTAT GTCATGAACTTCATGAACAAGTTGGCAGGAAACGAGTACGTGGGTTTCAGCAACGCTAC GTTCCAGTCGGAGCGGGAGTCTGGAGACAGGAACTTCGCCATCGGATATTatctgaaggagaagaag TGTTTTCCAGAGGGAACAGACATGACCTCCATCCTGGACTTCTACTTCCAG TTATGTTCCATTGAGGTGACCTGTGAGAGCGCCAGCGTCATGGCGGCGACTCTGGCCAATGGCGGCTTTTGTCCCATCACAGGCGAGCGCGTGCTGAGCCCCGAGGCGGTGCGGAACACTCTGAGCCTGATGCACTCGTGCGGCATGTACGACTTCTCTGGACAGTTCGCCTTTCAT GTCGGGCTGCCGGCCAAATCGGGCGTCGCCGGTGGGATCCTGCTGGTCGTTCCGAACGTGATGGGCATCATGTGCTGGTCTCCTCCCCTGGACAAACTGGGCAACAGCGTCAGAGGCATCCAGTTCTGCACGGTAAGCCTGAATCCACAGGATGAGCATCACTTAAGTAATCAGAGTAAAAGTACTCGCCTGAATCCTATCTGCTTCCAGGACCTGGTCTCGCTCTGCAACTTCCACAACTACGACAACCTGAGACACTTTGCCAAGAAACTGGATCCTCGCAGGGAGGGGGGAGATCAGAGG gtGAAGTCTGTGATCAACCTGCTCTTTGCTGCTTACACTGGAGACGTGTCAGCTCTGAGGAG GTTTGCGTTGTCCTCCATGGACATGGAGCAGAGAGACTACGACTCCAGGACGGCTCTTCACGTGGCGGCAGCTGAAG gacACTCCGAGGTGGTTCGCTTCCTGCTGGAGGCCTGTAAAGTCAACCCGATCCCCAGAGACAG GTGGGGAAACACGCCGATGGATGAAGCAGTCCACTTCGGCCATCACGACGTGGTGACCATCCTCCGCGATTACCACACCCAGTACAGCCCCCAAGCCCCCGCCCCCGACAAGCAGAGCGCAGAGAAGAACCTGGACGGCATGCTGTGA
- the nab1b gene encoding NGFI-A-binding protein 1b, giving the protein MAAVLPRTLGELQLYRILQRANLLYYYEAFIQQGGDDVQQLCEAGEEEFLEIMALVGMASKPLHVRRLQKALRDWVTNPAIFNQPLTSLPVCSIPVYKLPEGSPTLLGGQDRANAASVKIPKVVAAACSDPGKLDVARDKVSAGSPLQGSSEARFWSGHSNDSEHSLSPSDLGSPSSPRDALEALDAAAVQSVLECVDRMAPGLPKTDLSEVKEQLKTNKKLAKMIGHIFELSDDDPRREEEIRKYSAIYGRFDSKRRDGKHLTLHELTVNEAAAQLCMRDMALLTRRDELFGLARQISREVTYKYTYRTSKSRCGDRDEPSPKRIKTEENFFDIQEALQAIHMRQEMLREQLACAKSKGEETVGRNLQMQLERLLARQMEILQDAAVQERLQALDWRIPPAALKYLNDVQNTNGAAADAIRDNQDERPINLRVVSQNMQEGDLPLGKQLANELKRHHNHNNNNNNNNSNNTDETKTPAAENGTSQRSSNNTEKKTIKSEPEDST; this is encoded by the exons ATGGCGGCGGTGTTGCCGAGAACCCTGGGTGAGCTGCAGCTCTACCGCATCCTCCAGCGGGCGAACCTGCTCTACTACTACGAGGCCTTCATCCAGCAGGGCGGCGATGACGTGCAGCAGCTGTGCGAGGCCGGGGAGGAGGAGTTCCTGGAGATCATGGCCCTCGTCGGCATGGCCAGCAAGCCGCTGCACGTGCGCCGCCTGCAGAAGGCGCTACGGGACTGGGTCACCAACCCGGCCATCTTCAACCAGCCGCTCACGTCTCTGCCCGTCTGCAGCATACCCGTCTACAAGCTGCCCGAGGGTTCGCCCACGCTGCTCGGCGGGCAGGACCGAGCCAACGCCGCCAGCGTCAAGATCCCCAAAGTGGTTGCGGCCGCCTGCTCCGACCCGGGGAAGCTGGATGTAGCGCGGGACAAAGTGTCCGCCGGGTCCCCCCTGCAGGGCAGCAGCGAAGCCCGGTTCTGGTCGGGCCACAGCAACGACAGCGAGCACAGCTTGTCGCCGTCGGACCTCGGCTCGCCGTCCTCACCCAGAGACGCGTTAGAGGCTCTGGATGCGGCGGCCGTGCAGTCGGTCTTGGAGTGCGTGGACAGGATGGCGCCGGGACTCCCCAAGACGGACCTGAGCGAGGTCAAAGAGCAGCTGAAGACCAACAAGAAACTGGCGAAGATGATCGGACACATCTTCGAGCTGAGCGACGACGACCCGCGGAGGGAAGAGGAGATCCGTAAATACAGCGCCATCTACGGGCGCTTTGACTCCAAGAGGCGGGACGGCAAACACCTGACGCTGCACGAG CTGACGGTGAACGAGGCGGCGGCTCAGCTCTGCATGAGAGACATGGCGCTGCTGACCCGACGGGACGAGCTGTTCGGACTCGCCCGCCAGATCTCCAGAGAGGTCACCTACAAATACACCTACCGCACCAGCAA GTCTCGCTGTGGCGACAGAGATGAACCGTCTCCTAAAAGGATCAAGACTGAg GAGAACTTCTTCGACATCCAGGAGGCGCTGCAGGCCATCCACATGAGgcaggagatgctgagggagcAGCTGGCCTGCGCCAAGTCCAAAGGAGAGGAGACGGTCGGGCGAAACCTGCAG ATGCAGCTGGAGCGTCTTCTAGCCAGGCAGATGGAGATCCTGCAGGATGCTGCCGTCCAGGAGCGGCTCCAGGCTCTGGACTGGAGGATCCCTCCCGCTGCCCTAAAGTACCTCAACGACGTCCAGAACACCAACGGAGCCGCCGCCGACGCCATCAGGGACAACCAAG ATGAGCGGCCAATTAACCTGCGGGTGGTTAGTCAGAACATGCAGGAAGGCGACCTCCCATTGGGCAAACAGCTAGCCAATGAACTGAAGCGCCATCACaaccataacaacaacaacaacaacaacaatagcaacaacacAGATGAGACCAAAACACCAGCGGCAG AAAACGGGACATCGCAGCGATCATCCAACAACACGGAGAAGAAGACCATCAAATCAGAGCCGGAAGACTCCACATAG
- the LOC137591340 gene encoding glutaminase kidney isoform, mitochondrial-like isoform X1 — MLQFRSTVALRELFQTQLRCPRTGRVGVRAAPAASACFSTGHLDRRSPGRGRLLPPHLRKYNGRNFCSKDDGQNEAGKDSAEKRRKAGILPSLEDLLFYTIAEGQEKIPAHKFTTALKATGLRTGDPRLKECMEMLKVTLKTTSDGALDRHLFKKCVQSNIVLLTQAFRKKFVIPDFQSFCAHIDDLFDNARNMSGGQVADYIPQLARFSPDLWAVALCTVDGQRHTVGDTKVPFCLQSCVKPLKYAIAVHDHGTEYVHRFIGKEPSGLRFNKLFLNEDDKPHNPMVNAGAIVCTSLIKQGASNAEKFDYVMNFMNKLAGNEYVGFSNATFQSERESGDRNFAIGYYLKEKKCFPEGTDMTSILDFYFQLCSIEVTCESASVMAATLANGGFCPITGERVLSPEAVRNTLSLMHSCGMYDFSGQFAFHVGLPAKSGVAGGILLVVPNVMGIMCWSPPLDKLGNSVRGIQFCTVSLNPQDEHHLSNQSKSTRLNPICFQDLVSLCNFHNYDNLRHFAKKLDPRREGGDQRVKSVINLLFAAYTGDVSALRRFALSSMDMEQRDYDSRTALHVAAAEGHSEVVRFLLEACKVNPIPRDRWGNTPMDEAVHFGHHDVVTILRDYHTQYSPQAPAPDKQSAEKNLDGML; from the exons ATGTTACAGTTCCGGTCCACGGTGGCGCTCAGGGAGCTGTTTCAAACCCAGCTGAGGTGTCCGCGGACAGGTAGAGTCGGTGTTCGCGCTGCACCTGCCGCCTCCGCCTGCTTCAGCACCGGCCATCTGGACCGGAGGTCCCCGGGAAGGGGGAGGCTACTCCCGCCGCACCTCAGAAAATACAACGGGAGAAACTTCTGCTCCAAAGATGACGGACAAAATGAAGCCGGCAAAGACTCGGCGGAGAA gagaaggaaGGCCGGCATCCTGCCCAGCCTGGAGGACCTGCTGTTCTACACAATCGCAGAAGGCCAGGAGAAGATCCCCGCTCACAAATTCACCACA GCCCTTAAAGCCACAGGGCTTCGTACCGGAGACCCCCGGCTGAAGGAGTGCATGGAGATGCTGAAGGTGACCTTGAAGACGACCTCTGACGGTGCACTGGATCGACACCTCTTCAAAAA gtgtgtccAGAGCAACATCGTCCTGCTCACGCAGGCCTTCAGGAAGAAGTTTGTCATCCCAGACTTCCAGTCGTTCTGCGCTCACATCGACGATCTGTTCGACAACGCCAGGAACATGTCTGGAGGGCAG GTGGCCGACTACATCCCCCAGCTGGCCCGCTTCAGCCCAGACCTGTGGGCCGTCGCCCTGTGCACCGTGGACGGACAGAG ACACACCGTCGGCGACACCAAGGTTCCATTCTGCCTGCAGTCGTGCGTGAAGCCGCTGAAATACGCCATCGCCGTTCACGACCACGGCACCGAGTACGTGCACCGCTTCATCGGCAAGGAGCCCAGCGGCCTGCGCTTCAACAAGCTCTTCCTGAACGAGGACG ATAAACCTCACAACCCCATGGTGAATGCCGGCGCCATCGTCTGCACCTCCCTCATAAAG cAAGGAGCAAGTAACGCTGAGAAGTTTGATTAT GTCATGAACTTCATGAACAAGTTGGCAGGAAACGAGTACGTGGGTTTCAGCAACGCTAC GTTCCAGTCGGAGCGGGAGTCTGGAGACAGGAACTTCGCCATCGGATATTatctgaaggagaagaag TGTTTTCCAGAGGGAACAGACATGACCTCCATCCTGGACTTCTACTTCCAG TTATGTTCCATTGAGGTGACCTGTGAGAGCGCCAGCGTCATGGCGGCGACTCTGGCCAATGGCGGCTTTTGTCCCATCACAGGCGAGCGCGTGCTGAGCCCCGAGGCGGTGCGGAACACTCTGAGCCTGATGCACTCGTGCGGCATGTACGACTTCTCTGGACAGTTCGCCTTTCAT GTCGGGCTGCCGGCCAAATCGGGCGTCGCCGGTGGGATCCTGCTGGTCGTTCCGAACGTGATGGGCATCATGTGCTGGTCTCCTCCCCTGGACAAACTGGGCAACAGCGTCAGAGGCATCCAGTTCTGCACGGTAAGCCTGAATCCACAGGATGAGCATCACTTAAGTAATCAGAGTAAAAGTACTCGCCTGAATCCTATCTGCTTCCAGGACCTGGTCTCGCTCTGCAACTTCCACAACTACGACAACCTGAGACACTTTGCCAAGAAACTGGATCCTCGCAGGGAGGGGGGAGATCAGAGG gtGAAGTCTGTGATCAACCTGCTCTTTGCTGCTTACACTGGAGACGTGTCAGCTCTGAGGAG GTTTGCGTTGTCCTCCATGGACATGGAGCAGAGAGACTACGACTCCAGGACGGCTCTTCACGTGGCGGCAGCTGAAG gacACTCCGAGGTGGTTCGCTTCCTGCTGGAGGCCTGTAAAGTCAACCCGATCCCCAGAGACAG GTGGGGAAACACGCCGATGGATGAAGCAGTCCACTTCGGCCATCACGACGTGGTGACCATCCTCCGCGATTACCACACCCAGTACAGCCCCCAAGCCCCCGCCCCCGACAAGCAGAGCGCAGAGAAGAACCTGGACGGCATGCTGTGA